A segment of the Candidatus Aquicultor sp. genome:
AATATAGACATCAGGGTTAAGCCGCCGGGCAAGTTCAACGATTCTACGCGTAGCAGCCGGGTCGGAAATCGCGACCACGGCAACACGAGCATCCAAGATATCCAGGTGCATCAGGACTTCTTCTTGCGTGGCATCACCGTAATAAATCGGCTCTCCCTTTTGCTGCTCAGCCGTCACCGTTCCCGGATTTATCTCGACGATCAAGTATGGGATGTGTGCAGCCGACGCGGCGTGCAACGTTCCGTCCATTCAAACCGTAACCTACGATTATTATATGATCTTTTGCTTTGGTTTCCGTTGCGTGTTCTACCGGAAACCAACCATACTTCAGCTTCGCCGGCAGGGAAAGCTTTACGATAGTATCCGCAAATCGTGGGCCGACCTTAATGAGCAGAGGTGTTGCAACCATAGTTAGAATTGTTATGTCCAAGAATAGCTGGAATAAGCGACCGGGAAGTAGGCCGTATCGAAGCCCGGTCTCCGATAAAACGAAAGAAAACTCACCGACCTGACAGAGAGCGATGCCGACGAGTATGGCTGTCCGCGCCGGGAAACCGGAAAGGGAGCTTGCAGTAGTCGCCAATAAGCCTTTCAAGAGTAAAATCCCTAATGTAAGAATTATAATAATTTGGGGATTCTTCACGAGGAAACCAACATCTAACAACATTCCGATTGAAATAAAGAAAAAACTTGAGAATATATCGCGGAACGGGAATATGTTCCCGAGTGCTTGGTGGCTATACTCCGATTCTGAAATGATCAACCCTGCTAGGAACGCGCCGAGGGCGAGCGATAGGCCTGCGCTTGATGTTAGCCAAGCGGATGCTAAGCAGATTAAAACGATAGCAATTAAAAATATCTCGCGGCTACGCGTTCGCGCGATCTGGTACAGGAGATTAGGCACTATCCATTTTGCGCTGATGATAACAAAGAGAATGATGCCGATACTTCTGAGCAGCAAGCTTGTAATTGATGCAGTAAGATTGGTTGTAGCACCCGCCAATAACGGAATTACGAGCATCATGGGAACGACTATAATGTCTTGGAATATAAGGACACCAAGGCTGGTCTTACCGTGCGGCGTATCGATCTCAGCCCGATCTTGCAGTACTTTGAGCACAATCGCGGTGCTGCTAAGCGAAACAAGAAAACCTATGAAGATTGCGTTATTAACGGCGAGCCCGACCTCTCGCGCCACAAGAAAACCAGCGGAAAACGTCAATGCTACTTGAAGTGACCCACCGAGAAGCACAGATCGCCTGAGTTTAAGAAGGCTGTTGAATGAAAATTCGATGCCTATCGTGAACAGCATCAATACTAACCCAATATCCGCAAGGATGCTTACTTCAGGCGATGCTGCAATTAATTTAAGACCATAAGGTCCGGCTACTATTCCGGTAACGATATAGCCGATAATCGTAGGCAACCCAAGACGTTGGGATGCGTAAAGAATTATGATTGCTAAGCCGAATAATATGACTATATCTCGTAATAGGGCTAGCTCCATTGCTTAATTTTGGCATAAGTATATTCATCATAAGCAAAACTGATCGGACAGCCTACGATAAACGGCCCATATTTGCCTTGCTAAGCAATGAGTGTATTTTGTGCATATCCACTGAGTAAGACCCTTAATATCAGTTGATGTAATTATGGCGAATACATCGGCTGTACCAGGTCACATTATCTGATAGAATCAATTAATGAGGAACGTGAACTATGGTTAGAATTCGCAGCTTAATTAATAAGATCAAAAAATATAATCCCGATGTTGATGTTGAAGCTATCCGCAACGCATACAAGCTTGCGCGCAAATTTCACAGCGACCAGTACCGCATGTCCGGGGAGGATTTTATATCTCATCCCCTAGAGGTAGCGGACATTCTAGCAGACTTGGGGATGGATACCACCACGATTCTTGCCGCGTTGCTGCACGACGTTGTCGAGGACACCGAAATCTCGATAGAAGAGATAAAAAAGGAAGTGGGCCCCGATGTCGCCGCCCTCATAGACGGCGTTACAAAGCTCGGCCAGATTGAGTTTAAGAGCCGCGAGGAAGAGCAGGCCGAAAACCTTCGCAAGATGTTTATAGCGATGGCTAAAGATATCCGCGTTATCATTATCAAGCTTGCCGACCGTCTGCATAATATGCGAACGATTCGTCATCTCGACCATGCCAAACAGGTGAAAAAGGCGAAGGAAACGCTCGAGATTTATGCGCCGCTCGCACATCGGCTCGGCATTATGTCATTAAAATGGGAGCTTGAAGACCTCTCGTTTCAAGTACTCGAGCCAAAGAAATACGCGCAGATCCAAAAAATGGTCGCCGAGCGCCGCTCTGAACGCGAAGAATTCTTAAAAACAACAATTTCAGCGCTCAAAAAAGAACTAAAATCACTCATCATCGAAGCTGAAATCAGCGGGCGCCCTAAGCATTTCTATAGTATTTACGAGAAGATGGTTAAAAAGGGACGCGAATTCAACGAGATATACGACCTTCTCGCGCTTCGCGTTACCGTCGACTCCATCAAAGACTGTTACGGCGCACTCGGCGCAATTCACGCGATGTGGACGCCCATTCCAGGGCGCTTTAAGGACTACATCGCGATGCCTAAGTTCAATATGTATCAGTCGCTTCACACAACCGTTATCGGGCCGATGGGCAAGCCGCTTGAAATCCAGATTCGAACAAAGCAGATGCACCGCACCGCCGAATACGGTATAGCGGCGCACTGGCGTTATAAGGAGGGCGGCAGCAGGGATGGCAAATTCGATGAGCGTTTGAGCTGGCTCAGGCAAATGCTCGAATGGCAAAGTGAGCTCAAAGACCCCCGCGAGTTCATGGAGTCGCTCAAAATCGATTTATTTGAAGACGAAGTATATGTTTTCACACCGAAGGGCGATGTCGTCAACCTGCCGGCGGGCTCGACGCCGCTTGATTTTGCCTACACGATCCATACCGACGTCGGGCACCGCTGCATCGGCGCAAAGGTAAATCACCAGATCGTGCCGCTCGAATACAAATTGCATACCGGTGATTTTGTTTCCGTTCTGACCTCAAAGACGGCCGCCGGGCCGAGCCAGGACTGGCTGAAAATCGTCAAGACGTCGCGCGCGCGAAACAAAATAAAACAGTGGTTTAATAAAGAAAGCCGTGAAGATACCGAGGCCGCAGGCCGGGAAATGCTGCAAAAGGAACTGCGCAAACTCGACCTCGGTTTGAAGTCGCATACAACGATGGTCACGCTGGATGCTATCGCCAAAGAGCTGAACTTTAAAGCGGCGGAAGACGTACTTTCGAGCATCGGTGCGGGAAAAACATCCGCCAAGCAGATCGCCTCTAGAATCGCCGAGGCTCATACAAAGGAAAAAGAAGCAGAAAAGCCTGAAGATGATTTTGGCCTCGAAGAGCTTAACCTAAAGATCGCACAGAAACCGCAAAAGCAGCGCCGAAGTGGCAACAACACCGGCGTCACGGTTAAAGACATCGACGATATGCTCATCAGGCTGGCGCATTGCTGTAACCCGGTGCCATACGATAATATTATCGGCTTCGTTACCAGGGGACGAGGCGTTTCCGTCCACAGAACCGATTGTTTGAACGCACGGCAGTTAAAAGACCTGTTTCCCGATAGGATTATCGAAACCTCATGGGATACGAAGCAGCCGGCCGCCTTCCAGGTCGAGATCGAAGTTGAAGCTCTGGATCGACCCAAGTTGCTGCGTGATGTGACAACGGTCCTTGGTGACGCGAGCGTTAATATTCTTACCGCATCGGTTGCGACATCGAGAGACCATGTAGCGCTGTTAAAGTTCGTATTCGAGATCGGCAACCTGACGCATCTCAATACGATTATCGGAAATATTAAGAGGGTTCCCGCCGTATACGATGTGTATAGGGTAGAGCCTAATAAGGGCAAACGAGAGAAAATTGTTCCCAAATGGCAAGAGGAACAAGCTAAACACTAGCATGAGAGCGGTAATTCAAAGAGTTTCACGAGCACGCGTAGAGGTCGGAGAACGAGTTCTTGCCGAGACAGGGCAGGGGCTTTTAATTTTGCTCTCCGTGGGAAGCGATGATGCTGGAGCCGATATCGACTATAACGGATGCGGCGTCGTCGGAGCGCGCACGTTTGCTATACGAGCGGGCTTATGAAGCATTCGGCGCGATTGTGCCGACAAAAGAGGGTGAATTCCGAGCGCATATGGCGGTAACCCTTGTAAACGACGGTCCCGTTACGATACTTTTGGACAGTAAGAAGTGTTTCCAGCGCGGATATAAGGCGGCGATACTACGCATCGTGTATTTGCAGGTGTCCTGATAGGAATAGTAAGTTTGGGTCTTATTGTGGCTTCGGCATCATGCGGGCAAAAGTTAATTAAACGGGAGAATAAAATGTTTTTGGAAACCTTAGTAGTCGGCGATCTGGGGGCAAATTGCTATGTTCTTGCGTCTGAGCACGCAAAAGAGACCATTGTAATTGATCCGGGCGGCAGCACGGGTTTGATAATGGATACGATTGCAGCAGTGAACCTCGACGTCAAATACATAATTTTGACGCACGCTCACTGGGACCATATTGCTGCTGCTGTTGAACTCAAGAAGAAAACCGGCGCTCAAATTGCCGTCCACAAGCTCGATGCGGCAGCGCTTAACCAGCCCGGCTTTAATTTATCGTCCTGGGTCGGCGAAAGACAGGAAGAAAGCATTACTCCCGACATAGAACTCGAGGACGGCCAAGTTATTAAGTGCGGTGACATTGAAGCACACGTTTTGCTTACGCCGGGACATACGCCGGGCAGCATTTCAATTCGAATCGCGAACGCTTTGTTTACCGGTGACTTGCTGTTCTATGGCTCGATCGGGCGTACTGATTTTGCCGGCGGCTCGCTCGATGCGCTTTTGCACGCTGTTAAAACGAAAGTATTGACGCTTCCGGATCAAGTAACCGTGTATCCGGGACACGGGCCGGCGACTACTATCGGCGTTGAGCGCCGTCATAACCCTTACTTGCAAGACTTATAGGCGTGACCTGGGACTATATAGTATAATGGTATGATGTTCGTCTATTGGATACACACCGACGCTAACGCGTCTTCTTGAGGAGGAAGTAATTTTGCAGTTCAGGGCACCAAAAGGAACAAGCGATATTCTGCCCGAGGTGGCAAAGAAGTGGCATTATCTTGAAAAAATAGCGGTGGGTCTATTTAAGATCTACGGATATGAGCGCATAAAGACACCGGTGTTCGAGCATACCGAGGTTTTCCAGCGCGGTATCGGAACGTCAACGGATATCGTGCAAAAAGAGATGTATACATTTACCGATAAAGGCGGCAGAAGCCTCACGTTGCGACCTGAGGGTACGGCGCCTGTTATACGAGCCTACGTCGAGCACAACATGAACCAGTGGCCGCAACCGGTTAAACTGTTCTATATAGGCCCGATGTTTCGCTACGAACGGCCGCAAGCCGGCAGGTTTCGCCAGTTCTGGCAGCTGGGCGTTGAAGTAATCGGCTCCGATGACCCCGGCATCGATGCGGATACGATCCTCCTTATGATCAATTATTTTAAAGCCGTCGGTTTGAAGGAGCTCACGCTTTATATCAACAGTATGGGCTGCGACAATGATAAACCGCAATACTTACAAATGCTCAAGAAATATGCGGAAGAACACAGTGAAGAGCTCTGCAAAGATTGCCAGAAACGAATCGAGCTCAACCCTTTACGTTTATTCGACTGCAAAGATGAAAGCTGCCAGAAGGTGATGGCCGGGGCTCCAAAGCTTATAGATCACCTTTGCTGCGACTGCAAGAATCACTTCTACGCCGTCCGGCAGTACCTTGATATGCAGGGCATAGGATATATCGTTAAGCCGGAGCTCGTGCGCGGCCTCGACTACTATACGCGAACGACGTTCGAGGTTGTAAGCCCGCTTCTCGGCGCTCAGAACGCCATCGGCGGCGGCGGTCGCTATAATAAGCTTGTCGAGGAATTCGGCGGTCCTCCCACACCGGGTATCGGTTTTGCGATAGGTTTAGAACGTCTCGCACTTGCCGTTGAGAAAGAGGGCGTATTTGCGTCGCTTGAGGACAGCATGGACGTATTCATCGCGCTCGCCGATGATGCGGCTAGACCGGCGGCGATCAACCTTCTTTATAAGTTGCGGGGCGAACGGATTCGCACCGATATGGATTATATGGGGCGCAGCCTTAAAGCGCAGCTTAAATACGCAAATAAGCGCGACTTCAAATACACGATATTTCTTGGTTCGGCCGAGCTGGAAAGCGGGCAGGTTATTATTAAAGACATGCATGCGAGTGAACAGTATGAGGTTAAACTTAGCGACCTGGTCGACAAAGTTATTGAGCTCGTTACTGTAAAGAAGCAAGCACGAACGGAATTATAAGGCGAGTTTTTAAAATCTAACTACGTAAATATTTAAGTCTAATGATAGATGGAGCGATGTGAATGGATAAAGTTGCACACGAAGATGTATTGGCAAAATATGCGATGCGCTCACACTCGTGCGGTTCGCTAAGGAAGGAAAATATCGGGGACGAAGTTGTGCTGACCGGCTGGGTCAACACACGCCGCGACCACGGAGGTCTGATCTTCTTGGATTTGCGCGACCGTAGCGGTATCGTCCAGATAACCGTTGACCCGGCTCGCGTAGAAGCGTTTGAAACAGCTCAAAGAGTAAGGGACGAATATGTTCTCTATATCACCGGGCGCGTGATACCGCGACCGGAAGGCACGATCAACCCTAACCTGCCGACAGGAGAGGTTGAAGTTGAGGCCGAGAGCATTGAAATCTTCAACAAATCAAAGACACCTCCGTTTGAGATAGACGGCGCACCGTCCGATGAGAGCCTGCGCCTTCGCTATCGCTACGTCGATCTGCGCAGGCAGGAGATGCAGCATAACATTATGATGCGCCATGAAGTGGCAAAACGTGCCCGGGAATATCTCGATGAAAACGGTTTTGTCGAGATAGAGACGCCGATGCTGCAAAAAAGCACACCTGAAGGCGCACGTGACTTTATCGTGCCGAGCAGGTTACAACCGCATCACTTCTACGCGCTTCCGCAATCGCCGCAGCTCTTTAAACAAGTGCTGATGGTATCGGGGTTTGAGCGCTACTATCAACTCGCACGCGCATTTCGGGACGAAGACCTTCGCGCCGACCGGCAGCCCGAGCATACGCAGATCGATATGGAAGTCTCGTTCATGAACGAGGAAGGCATTTTAACGCTCGTAGAAGGGCTTCTGAAGGACGTTTTCGACATAATCGGTGTCGAGGTACAAACGCCTATAATACGGATGCCGTTCGCAGAAGCAATCGCTCGTTACGGCTCGGATAAACCCGACCTGCGCTTCGGTATGGAGATCGAGGATGTAAGCGATATCACGGCGGATGTAGGCTTTAAAGTTTTCGCCGATACGGTAAAGAACGGCGGAGCGGTACGAGCTATCGCGGCTCCCGGAATCGCTACCTATTCGCGCAGCCAGATAGATGCGCTTAATGCGTTTGCCGTAGAGCAGGGCGCAAAAGGCCTGGCATGGATCGCCCTTGAGCCGGAAGGCAGCATCCGCTCGCCGATAGCCAAATTCTTCAGGGAAGACCAGCTTGAGGCCATTATTACGCATCTTAAAGGACAACCGGGCGATATGTTGCTCTTTGTGGCAGACGAACCGAGAAAAGCTTCAGAGGTTCTTGGCGCGTTGCGCTTGAAGCTTGCTGAAGAACTCGGCCTGATAGAGCCGGGCATATTTAAGTTTATGTGGCTTGTCGATTGCCCGCTGTTTGATTGGGACGAGACAAACCAGGACCTGACGCCGAACCACCATCCGTTTACGCGCCCTCGCGACGAAGATTTGCCGCTTCTTGATGCCGAGCCCTTAAAGGTGAAGGCATACGCATATGATATCGTCATCAACGGTACGGAAGTCGGCGGTGGAAGCCTACGTATCTACGATCAAGACTTACAGGAGAAAATCTTTAAGCTGATCGGGATAGGGGAGGAAGAAGCGCGCGAAAAGTTCGGGTTCCTGCTTGAAGCCTTCGAATACGGCGCTCCACCGCATGGTGGATTAGCAATCGGCTTGGATAGGTTAGTAGCGATTCTGCTGCAGAAGAAAACGATTCGAGAGGTAATAGCGTTTCCAAAGACGCAAACCGGCTCATGCCTGATGACCGGTGCGCCTGATACAGTAGTTGACCAGCAGTTACGCGAGGTGCATATAAAGTTAAGCTAGCACCGGTTTGTTATTGACATGGTCTAGAACCAGTGTGGTACAATGAGGCTAGAAAACAGAGTTAAAAGCTCTGCCTTGTTCGAGGCGCGTAGTGTATATTTGAGCCAACACTATGACGTTGGGAGATCTACTCTCACCTGCGGCGCGAAAGCCCTCTCGATTAGGGACTCGTTAAGCAGGTAGGCGATCACCCACCTGCGGGGAGCGGGCTTCAATATGTAAGTTCGCAAGACGGCAAGGCGGGGCTTTTTCATGTACTAATATTAGGTAATATTGAATTATGTTTTAGAAATGCCAGGTTATTGACCTGGCATTTTGTATTTCCCTTTACTTTCCTATCGCCATTCTGCTAATTGCTTTTACTAGAAGTGTCGCATTCTAAATGGCGTTTTATTTGCTTAGCTATTCCGTAGTTTAACTGTATAATTTCATTTATTTGCACGCTTTTAGAAAGCGCATGATATGGGCATGGAGCGACTTGATGAAGCATGGAAAAAGGATTCGGGCAGTTCAGAAGCCCAGCTAAACGGCACTCAAACGCCACCCTCATCTAAAATCCCCTTAAGTAACGCTCTCAGCGGCCGATATTAACAAAGACTGCAAGTAACGATTATTCAAGCGCTTGGCTACAATAAATATTGTATTAGAACCATTGACCCTAGTTTAAATGCAGCATTTTAGATCACTCCTTATATAACCGCCAGGCACTCTAATGATTTTTGTAAGTGTCTTTGTAGTATCGATGATTGTATTGGAGCAGTGATAATATGCAAAACAACCATTCGGGTTCCGTGCACGTATCAAATATCAGGCAGTATATAGAAACAAAGATCGTTCGTCGCGCTGCGGTATCAGATAACTCAACTCTCGTTATGTGTAAGCAAAAATGCTCGATTTGTCCGCTCGATTTTCGCCTTTGCGAGTTTGGCTCGTGCAGGCAAAACCGTCCCGACGGTTACCTAAGTTAACATATAGAAAGCGCTCTTTGGCTTTTGACCGGCCGTTCAGCATATTTTACTAGCTGACCGGCCGGTCTTCTGTTTATAGCAATAAAAAAATCCCTATGTTATGATTTCAAAAAATAGGAGGGATAGATGGCAGCGTCGCTGGTCCTGTTTGCCGTTATCACGGTTGCTTTGTTAATCGTGTTCTGGTTCGCAATATCCGCTCTTGTGCAGCTCAAGAAAACTCTCGTTAGAGCCGAGAAGGCGTTGGGCAACGTCGACGTTCTTGTCGTAAATCTAAACGAAAGGCTCGATCCGCTGCTATACGACCTTCACGGCGTCGTCCAACAAGCCGATCGCGAACTCAGTCGCGTTGATGAGGTAGTTAGTACTATTCGCGATATCGGCGACAAAGTTAACGCGGTTACGCGAGTTGTTAACGAGGTAATATCGTCACCGCTTATTAAGGTGGCAAGTCTCTCGGCGGGTGCACGTGAGGCGCTTCGTAAAATAGTCGGCCGGTAAGAATACGGCCGACGAGTATCAAGCGGAGGGAACATGAAACGAGTTAGAGGTTTTATTATAGGAGCACTGCTCGGGACACTAGCGAGCATTGTAATCACATTAGCGCTTAATCCTGAAAAGAGAGAAAAGGCGATTTCTTTCTTCAAAGCTGCTTATTCTTCACTGGGTTTGGATATAAACAAGTGGATTGACCGTTTTAGCGCCGCCTTAGAGGCCGGTCGCGAGACTGCTAGGGAGACTGAATTCAGGCTCGAGCACGAAACATCGCCGGATTATCCTAATCCATAAGCGTAAACGTACTTCGGAATCGACCTGCCGTTTGGCGTTTACGTAAGTACAAAATTATTTGCCTTAAAACTAACGCTGGTGACAGCGTAATTATTTATTCTGATGAAGGGATACGCGAAAATGGGCATAGTTGACCAGGTTGATAAGGTACAGATGAGTGTGCCTGCGCGCAAAGAATATGCGCGGCTTCTTAGGCTCGCGATTGCAGGTGTAGCTACGCGCATGGATTTTAGCTTTGACGGCCTCGAAGACTTAAAAATAGGCCTTGATGAGGCGTTTTTGCTTGCCATCAACGATCCTGAGATTCAAGAGTTTAATGTTACATTTGCCGTCTACCCCGACAGGATGGAGATCATCGTGCCGGGCCTCGGGGCTATAGACACGCTAGAAGAAGAGCTTATGCAAAAGTTCGGGTTTTCCATTCTTCATTCTGTTATGGATAAGGTTGAATGGGAAAGAACTGATAGCAAACGCCAGCTTACGCTGGTTAAAAACATCCAGTAATAACCGGTTGGGGGGGCTTACGCGTTGCCGAGCTCACAAAAAAGTAAGAAAAAGAATAAAGCATTGGCTTGGGATAAAGGAAGAACTCTCGAGCTATTTAAAGAATATAAGAAGTCGAGATCGCCTGAAATTCGGGATGAACTCGTAGCCATGTATATAAACCTTGTCGAGTATCTCGCCAGGCGTTTTAAGAACCGGGGCGAGCCGATCGAAGATCTCATTCAGGTAGGTACGATCGGCCTTATCAAGGCCATAGACCGCTTTGACGTGGAGCGAGCGGTTGAATTTACCACGTACGCGACGCCGACGATCGTCGGCGAAATTAAGCGCTACTTTAGAGACAAAGGTTGGGCGGTTAAAGTGCCGCGACGCCTACAAGAGCTTAACCTTCTCGTCACGCAAGCCATGAATACGCTCACGCAAGACTTAAAACGAGCGCCCACGATACACGAGATTGCCGAGCATATCGGCGTGACATCAGAGCAAGTTATCGAAGCAATGGAAACAAGTGAGGCATACAGTTTTGTCTCGCTCGACCGGGATTTATCGTCTGATTCTGATGATAGTTTCTCACTTTTAGAGTATATTGGTGAAGACGATAAAGAGCTTACTGGCATCGAAGACAGGACATGTCTTGCCGAGGCGCTTTCGAAACTCAGCAAGCAGGAGCAACGTATCCTTTACTTGAGGTTCTTCCGCGGGCTGACGCAGACCGAGATAGCGCAGCAGCTGGGCATATCGCAAATGCACGTTTCAAGGTTGCTTAGGCGTACCTTGGAAGTTCTTCGAGATAGGATGCTGCAAGACCGGGAGGCATAAAGCTTGACGAAGGAAGATCGCTTAGAGCGAATAAAGGCTCTGGGCATAATCGCGTGGTCGTGGCTTGGTATAATCACCCTCGTAAGTGTTGTGCTGGGCTTGATTTACAGTATCCACACGGTTTTAATGCCTTTTATCTATGCTCTTGTGTTTGTCTACATCCTTCGTCCCGGCGTTGATTTACTCGAAAAGAAGGGCCTACCGAGAACGCTTTCACTCATCCTCTCCTACCTGGGCTTGCTGCTGGTGCTCATCTTACTCTCGATGTATGTCGGGCCGATCCTCTTTAAAGAGAGCAACGGCTTTATAAAGCGCTTTCCCGAGTATCTAACGGTCGTTAACGGCTATCTAAACGATTTTATTAAGCAGCATCCATATCTGCAGGGCGACCAAGCCACTAACTTTCTTAACGGTTTTTCGAAGTCGTTTCAAACGTTTCTGCAAAAAGCGGCACTCTCCGTACCGTCGGTCACGGCAACCTTTTTCGGCAGCCTTGCGAATTTTGTTTTGGCGCCGATCATCGCTTTTTATATTCTTAAAGACACCAACAGAATCAAACAGACGCTTCGCGATATGATTCCCGCACCCTACCGCATTGAAGGCATGCATATCGTAAAAAAGATCGATCTAATTGTCGGTGGTTTTCTTAAAGGCCAGGCGCTCGTAGCTTTGAGCGTCGGCGTCTTGTCGGGCATCACGCTCTCCGTCCTCGGCGTTGATTACGCCATATTACTCGGCTTCCTAATCGGCCTGTTTAATATTATCCCGTATCTAGGCCCTGTTATCGGAGGGGCTTTAGCGGTTATAATTGCACTTGGTACGTCTTGGAAGCTAGCGCTGATAGTAATAGCCGCACTTGTAATTGTGCAGCAAGTCGATAGTATATTAATATCGCCCCGTATTATGAGCCAGCAGGTGAACTTGCATCCCGCGTTGGTTATCTTCGCATTGTTGGCAGGGGGTTCTATTTTAGGATTTATAGGGATGCTCATTGCTATACCGATCGCGGCTGTATGCAAGGCGCTCTACCTTCATTTTAGGGAGCGAGAGAGCGAAAGCAGGCCGGGCGGGCCGGATATTCAAGAATTACAGCCGACGATTGAACGTTGAGGGGAAGTGAAATGAGATCTAACGATATAAGAGCATTATGGTTATCATTCTTCGAGGCTAAGGGGTGCAAGGTTGTGCCGAGCTCATCGCTCGTGCCGGATGACCCGACGCTGCTTCTAACTGCAGCCGGGATGGTGCAATTCAAGCCGATATTCTTAGGCGAAGTTAAAGTAGATTTTAAGAGAGCGACGACTGTGCAAAAATGCCTGCGGACATCCGACATAGAAAACGTCGGCAGAACCGCCAGGCACCTTACATTCTTTGAGATGCTGGGCAACTTCTCGTTCGGCGATTACTTCAAGAAAGAAGCTATAGCCTGGGCGTGGGAATTTGTTACCGAACACCTCAAGCTGCCCGTTGATAAACTCTACGCTACCGTTTACGTAGACGATGATGAAGCATTTAACTTGTGGCGCGATATGATCGGCCTCTCGGAAGATAGAATATTCAGAATGGGCGAGGACAACTTCTGGTCGGCTGGAGCGACCGGCCCATGCGGACCGAGCTCTGAGATTATGTACGATCTCGGCCCTGACGCCGGCTGCGGCCGTCCTGCATGCACGGTCGGCTGTGATTGCGATCGTTACCTCGAACTATGGAACCTCGTATTCATGCAGTATAACCGGGATGAACACGGTGAGCTTACACCGCTGCCCAAGAAAAACATCGACACCGGGGCGGGTCTTGAGCGCATCGCTCGCGTTCTGCAAAACGTTAGCTCAAATTTCGAGACAGACGTGCTGTACCCGATGGTTCAAAAGATAGCGACAATCGCCGGCGTGAACTATGGCGAAGATCCTGCCCGCGATGTATCGATTAA
Coding sequences within it:
- a CDS encoding SigB/SigF/SigG family RNA polymerase sigma factor, yielding MPSSQKSKKKNKALAWDKGRTLELFKEYKKSRSPEIRDELVAMYINLVEYLARRFKNRGEPIEDLIQVGTIGLIKAIDRFDVERAVEFTTYATPTIVGEIKRYFRDKGWAVKVPRRLQELNLLVTQAMNTLTQDLKRAPTIHEIAEHIGVTSEQVIEAMETSEAYSFVSLDRDLSSDSDDSFSLLEYIGEDDKELTGIEDRTCLAEALSKLSKQEQRILYLRFFRGLTQTEIAQQLGISQMHVSRLLRRTLEVLRDRMLQDREA
- a CDS encoding AI-2E family transporter; translation: MTKEDRLERIKALGIIAWSWLGIITLVSVVLGLIYSIHTVLMPFIYALVFVYILRPGVDLLEKKGLPRTLSLILSYLGLLLVLILLSMYVGPILFKESNGFIKRFPEYLTVVNGYLNDFIKQHPYLQGDQATNFLNGFSKSFQTFLQKAALSVPSVTATFFGSLANFVLAPIIAFYILKDTNRIKQTLRDMIPAPYRIEGMHIVKKIDLIVGGFLKGQALVALSVGVLSGITLSVLGVDYAILLGFLIGLFNIIPYLGPVIGGALAVIIALGTSWKLALIVIAALVIVQQVDSILISPRIMSQQVNLHPALVIFALLAGGSILGFIGMLIAIPIAAVCKALYLHFRERESESRPGGPDIQELQPTIER
- the aspS gene encoding aspartate--tRNA ligase, whose product is MDKVAHEDVLAKYAMRSHSCGSLRKENIGDEVVLTGWVNTRRDHGGLIFLDLRDRSGIVQITVDPARVEAFETAQRVRDEYVLYITGRVIPRPEGTINPNLPTGEVEVEAESIEIFNKSKTPPFEIDGAPSDESLRLRYRYVDLRRQEMQHNIMMRHEVAKRAREYLDENGFVEIETPMLQKSTPEGARDFIVPSRLQPHHFYALPQSPQLFKQVLMVSGFERYYQLARAFRDEDLRADRQPEHTQIDMEVSFMNEEGILTLVEGLLKDVFDIIGVEVQTPIIRMPFAEAIARYGSDKPDLRFGMEIEDVSDITADVGFKVFADTVKNGGAVRAIAAPGIATYSRSQIDALNAFAVEQGAKGLAWIALEPEGSIRSPIAKFFREDQLEAIITHLKGQPGDMLLFVADEPRKASEVLGALRLKLAEELGLIEPGIFKFMWLVDCPLFDWDETNQDLTPNHHPFTRPRDEDLPLLDAEPLKVKAYAYDIVINGTEVGGGSLRIYDQDLQEKIFKLIGIGEEEAREKFGFLLEAFEYGAPPHGGLAIGLDRLVAILLQKKTIREVIAFPKTQTGSCLMTGAPDTVVDQQLREVHIKLS